The genomic window CGCAGGCTCCGGGGGCGGCCGCTCCGGCGCATGCCGCGCCCGCCGCTCCACCCGGGTTGGCACCACCATCCCAGCCTCCTCCGCACAACACGGCAAACTAGGGAATTAACGTTCGGAGACCGATGGAACGAAACGACTATCTCGGATACCTCTTTTCCGTCCTTATCCACGCAACGATCCTCTTCGCTGCTGGTTTCTTCTTTATCCAGACAATGGAGTATGGCATGCAGGCGGGCTCTCCCGCGACAACCGAGGTCGATCTTGCCGAGCCGCCGGCTCCCGAGCCCGTTCCTGAGGAGCCGACACCTCCTCCTCCGCCTCAGCCGGAGGAGATGGCGCTTCCGACTCCGGAGGCCAAGCCCACCCCTCCTCCGCCCGTCATCAAGCCTCGACCGGCGCCCAAGAAGGCGTCCGCTCAACCCGGGACCCAGGGGCCGCCCTCTGCGGGTAAGCCCACCCAGATGGCGGTGCCCGATTACTTGAGCAATCCAAAGCCCAATTATCCGGCAGCCGACCGAGCGGCGGGACACCAGGGCCGGGTGATCTTGCGGGTGCATGTTTCCGCGGAGGGAAGGCCCGAGTCGGTCAATCTGCTGCAAAGCTCCGGATACAGCGGGCTCGACCAGTCCGCGCTCGAAGCGGTGCGTCACTGGAAGTTCCGACCGGCCCGGATTGGGCCGATTGCGATCCCGATCAATGCGGACGTGCCGGTGAACTTCGTTTTGAAAAAATAGGCTGGCCTCCCGCTCCCGAGCCTTGTGCTCCTGGCGCTCTGCCGCTAGCGTGGATCCGTGGCAACCCCGGAGCGGAAGGCTTTCCTGGAGCTCACCAAGAGGGGCAACCTCATCCCCGTCTACCGCGAGATCGTTGCCGACCTCGACACTCCCGTTTCGGCCTTCGCCAAGGTGGGTGTAGATCGACCGTTCGGCTTCCTCCTGGAGTCGGCGGAAGGAGGGCGCTTTGGCCGCTACTCCTTTCTTGGGGTCGACCCGCTCCTCGTGGTGACGGTTCGGGCAGGCCGGATGCGGATCGACCATCGGGATGGACGGAGAGAAGAGCTAGGGTGCGGGGAAGATCCGCTCCAGGAGCTGCAGCGGCTGATGAGCCGCTTTGTGCCGGTCTCTCTGGAAGAACTCCCCCTGTTCAGCGGAGGGGCGGTCGGATTCCTCGGGTACGAGGGGGCCACCTATTTCGAGCCGACGATTCCTCGCGCCCGCCTTGCAGACCTGGGCACGCCCGACCTGCTCTTTCTCCTGGCAGACACTGTGATGGTCTTCGATCATCACGAGCGCCGGATCAAGCTCATCGCCTATGCCTGGGTCGAGGAAGATCCCGACGCGGCGTATGCCGAAGCGGTGGAGCGAATCGACCGGATGCAGGAGGCGCTCAGCCGCGGGATTGAGCGGCCTTCGCTCCTGCGGCCGGAGCCGGCGGTGGACCTGCCCTACAGCGCCAACATGGAGCCGGAGGAGTATATCCGGATGACCGAGAAGATGGCTGACTATATCCGTGCCGGGGACATCTTCCAGGTCGTTCCTTCCCAGAGGCTCGAGGTGAAGTTCGCTGGCGATGCGTTGGATCTCTATCGTGCGCTGCGCCTGGTCAATCCCTCGCCCTACATGTTTTGCCTGCGCCTCGGGGAGTTCTCTCTCGTCGGCTCTTCCCCGGAGATCCACGTTCGCTGCCAGGAAGGGAAGGCTCTCATGCGTCCGATTGCGGGAACCCGGCCTCGACCCGAGGATCCCCGGGAGGAAGAGGCTGTCATTGAGGATCTCCTGTCCGATCCGAAGGAGCGGGCGGAGCATATCATGCTCTTGGACTTGGCGCGCAATGACCTGGGGCGAGTCTGCTCCTACGATTCGGTGCGAGTCGCGGATTTTTTCTCCGTGGAGAAGTACAGCCATGTCCTTCATATCGTCTCGAGCGTGGAAGGGAGGCTCCAGCCGGGCAAGGATTCCTTCGACGTGCTTCGCGCGACCTTCCCGGCGGGCACGGTCACGGGCGCTCCGAAGGTTCGGGCGATGCAGATCATCGCGGAGCTCGAGCCGACCGAGCGGGGGCCGTATGCGGGCGTCGTCGGCTACTTCGGCTTTTCGGGAGCGCTCGATTCCTGCATCGCGATCCGGACGGTCCTTCTCCAAGATGGGAAGGCCTTTCTTCAGGCCGGGGGAGGCCTTGTGGCCGACTCGACCCCATGGGGAGAATATCGGGAGTCGCTCAACAAGGCAAAGGCGGGCCTAAAGGCCCTTGCCCTGGCAAGCTCCCTCCGTTAGCCTGGACTTCTCGCGCACATGCTGCTGGTGATCGATAACTACGATTCCTTTACCTACAACCTCGTCCAGTACTTCGGCGAGCTCGGGGAGGACCCCGTCGTGATCCGTCACGACGCGATCGATATTCCGGGCGTGGCCCGCTTGGCCCCGGATTGGATCGTCCTTTCGCCGGGGCCGAAGACACCGAGAGAGGCAGGCATCTGTTGCGAGGTGATTCGTTCCTTGGGGTCGAGCGTGCCGATCCTTGGGGTATGCCTCGGGCACCAGTGCATCGGTGAAGTCTTCGGGGGACGTGTCATCCGTGCCGAGCGCTTGATGCACGGCAAAACTTCTCCCATCCACCACCAGGGCCAAGGAATCTTTTCCGGAATTCCCTCTCCCTTCGAGGCGACCCGGTATCATTCGCTTTTGGTCGAGCGCGAGAGCCTTCCCGGCTGCCTGACGATCACGGCAGAGAGCGAGCGGGGGGAGATCATGGGCTTGCAGCATCGGAGCCTGCCGATCTATGGCGTGCAGTTTCATCCCGAATCGATTCTCACCCGGGAAGGAAAGCGGATTCTGGAGAATTTTCTCTGCCTGCACCCTGCCGCCCGCCGCAGGCCGGATGCAAGGGGTGGCAGCGAGTCCTCCAAGCCCAGACGTTCCGAGTAAGGGAGGGGGAACTCGCGATGCGCTTTCTTCTGGACAATCCCACTTTTGCCATGGCCTGCCGGCAGTTCGATCAGGCCGCGGATCTCCTCGAACTTCCGCGAGCCCTGCGGGAGCGGACGAAGTGGCCGAAGCGGATGGTAGCCGTTGCGGTTCCGGTGCGCATGGATTCGGGGGAGGTGAGCGTCTTCAACGGATACCGCGTGCAGCATCATCTTTCCTTGGGACCGACCAAGGGAGGGATCCGGTATGCTCCGGGCGTCGACCTAGGCGAGGTTTCCGCCCTCGCCATGTGGATGAGCTGGAAGTGCGCCTTGATGGGGCTCCCCTTCGGCGGAG from Methylacidimicrobium sp. B4 includes these protein-coding regions:
- a CDS encoding energy transducer TonB, encoding MERNDYLGYLFSVLIHATILFAAGFFFIQTMEYGMQAGSPATTEVDLAEPPAPEPVPEEPTPPPPPQPEEMALPTPEAKPTPPPPVIKPRPAPKKASAQPGTQGPPSAGKPTQMAVPDYLSNPKPNYPAADRAAGHQGRVILRVHVSAEGRPESVNLLQSSGYSGLDQSALEAVRHWKFRPARIGPIAIPINADVPVNFVLKK
- a CDS encoding aminodeoxychorismate/anthranilate synthase component II — protein: MLLVIDNYDSFTYNLVQYFGELGEDPVVIRHDAIDIPGVARLAPDWIVLSPGPKTPREAGICCEVIRSLGSSVPILGVCLGHQCIGEVFGGRVIRAERLMHGKTSPIHHQGQGIFSGIPSPFEATRYHSLLVERESLPGCLTITAESERGEIMGLQHRSLPIYGVQFHPESILTREGKRILENFLCLHPAARRRPDARGGSESSKPRRSE
- the trpE gene encoding anthranilate synthase component I, coding for MATPERKAFLELTKRGNLIPVYREIVADLDTPVSAFAKVGVDRPFGFLLESAEGGRFGRYSFLGVDPLLVVTVRAGRMRIDHRDGRREELGCGEDPLQELQRLMSRFVPVSLEELPLFSGGAVGFLGYEGATYFEPTIPRARLADLGTPDLLFLLADTVMVFDHHERRIKLIAYAWVEEDPDAAYAEAVERIDRMQEALSRGIERPSLLRPEPAVDLPYSANMEPEEYIRMTEKMADYIRAGDIFQVVPSQRLEVKFAGDALDLYRALRLVNPSPYMFCLRLGEFSLVGSSPEIHVRCQEGKALMRPIAGTRPRPEDPREEEAVIEDLLSDPKERAEHIMLLDLARNDLGRVCSYDSVRVADFFSVEKYSHVLHIVSSVEGRLQPGKDSFDVLRATFPAGTVTGAPKVRAMQIIAELEPTERGPYAGVVGYFGFSGALDSCIAIRTVLLQDGKAFLQAGGGLVADSTPWGEYRESLNKAKAGLKALALASSLR